The Candidatus Uhrbacteria bacterium genome has a segment encoding these proteins:
- a CDS encoding DUF559 domain-containing protein: protein MALHNPLWQNHLRASLRRNQTQAEHKLWYYVSRSQLGTKIRRQHGIGQYIADFYCRNAKLVIEIDGSVHLQPDVQKRDYEKEVFFNSLGLTVLRFTNQEILCNIEMVLAKIRSTLP, encoded by the coding sequence GTGGCATTACATAACCCGCTTTGGCAGAATCACTTGCGAGCTAGCCTGCGAAGAAATCAGACTCAAGCAGAGCACAAGCTCTGGTATTATGTTTCTCGAAGCCAGCTAGGTACTAAGATTCGTCGTCAGCATGGGATCGGGCAGTATATTGCGGACTTTTACTGTCGTAATGCGAAGCTGGTAATAGAAATAGACGGAAGCGTTCATCTTCAGCCGGATGTTCAAAAGCGAGATTATGAGAAAGAGGTGTTTTTTAATTCTCTTGGCTTGACTGTCTTGAGGTTTACGAATCAGGAAATTTTGTGCAATATTGAGATGGTTTTAGCCAAGATCCGCAGCACACTCCCGTAG